In one Lycium barbarum isolate Lr01 chromosome 7, ASM1917538v2, whole genome shotgun sequence genomic region, the following are encoded:
- the LOC132603181 gene encoding calcium-transporting ATPase 8, plasma membrane-type-like isoform X1 — translation MLLYCHIVTEKIQKKKVCFQNTIRGLKKDTRSFLTLSLEKSLQFPLKFLISNFFVTLVTQYCRFLHYRWFENTEKKEIVVKSGVISPATVTVMSEDNGKMSPYRRHHNEDLEAGSSSSNNIKSGIADCGSPFDIPRTKSAPIDRLKRWRQAALVLNASRRFRYTLDLKKEEERKRLIAKIRTHAQVIRAAVLFQEAGKTVNGDGPVKTLPPTTTSVGEFDISADDLTLMSRDHDVTALQHVGGVKGVAEKLKTNLDKGIDGDEVDLLKRKNAYGSNTYPRKKGRSFWRFVWEACCDTTLIILMVAAAASLALGIKTEGLDDGWYDGGSIFLAVIIVIVVTAVSDYKQSLQFQNLNEEKQNIQIEVVRGGRRIPVSIFEVVVGDVIPLKIGDQVPADGILISGQSLALDESSMTGESMIVHKDPNKSPFLMSGCKIADGYGTMLVVGVGINTEWGLLMASISEDNGEETPLQVRLNGVATFIGIVGLTVALAVLIVLMIRFFTGHTYNPDGSPQFTAGKTKVGKAVDGAIKIFTIAVTIVVVAVPEGLPLAVTLTLAYSMRKMMADKALVRRLSACETMGSATTICSDKTGTLTLNQMAVVEAYVSGKKIDPADDRSKVPPTVLSLLHEGVGLNTTGSVFVPQGGGATEISGSPTEKAILQWAVNLGMNFEAVRSEASVIHAFPFNSEKKRGGVAIKRDSEVHLHWKGAAEIVLSCCTSFIDENGSGVPLGDDKMAQFKEAIANMAASSLRCVAIAYRPYEVEKVPTEEEIDNWEIPEGDLVLLAIVGIKDPCRPGVRDAVQLCIDAGVKVRMVTGDNLLTARAIALECGILKSDADATEPNLIEGKRFRGMSEEERKGVADKISVMGRSSPSDKLLLVQALRSMGHVVAVTGDGTNDAPALHEADIGLAMGIAGTEVAKESSDIIILDDQFASVVKVVRWGRAVYANIQKFIQFQLTVNVAALIINVVAAVSAGDVPLNAVQLLWVNLIMDTLGALALATEPPTDHLMRRAPVGRREPLVTNIMWRNLLIQALYQVTVLLILNFRGRELLHLEHETNARAIKLKNTLIFNAFVLCQVFNEFNARKPDEMNVFKGVQKNRLFIGIVGVTVVLQVLIIFFLGKFTSTVRLSWKLWLVSIAIGIISWPLAVLGKLIPVPEKPFGEYFSKKLPKRKNQQECS, via the exons ATGCTACTATACTGTCATATCGTAacagaaaaaattcaaaaaaaaaaggtttgcTTTCAAAACACTATAAGAGGTCTTAAGAAAGATACACGAAGTTTCCTAACACTTTCCTTGGAAAAAAGCTTGCAATTTCCATTGAAATTTCTTATCTCTAACTTTTTTGTCACATTGGTCACACAATATTGTCGGTTTCTCCACTACCG ATGGTTTGAAAATACAGAGAAAAAAGAAATTGTTGTGAAATCTGGTGTCATCTCTCCTGCGACAGTAACAGTGATGAGTGAAGATAATGGGAAAATGTCGCCGTATAGGCGGCATCATAATGAGGATTTGGAAGCTGGGAGTAGCAGTAGCAACAACATCAAGTCTGGTATTGCTGATTGTGGAAGTCCTTTTGATATTCCAAGAACTAAAAGTGCACCTATCGATCGCTTGAAACGCTGGAGG CAAGCTGCGCTTGTCCTTAATGCTTCTCGTCGATTTCGATATACCTTGGActtaaaaaaggaagaagaaagaaagcgATTGATTGCTAAGATAAGAACTCATGCACAAGTCATTCGG GCGGctgttctttttcaagaagcggGGAAGACAGTCAATG GGGATGGGCCTGTTAAAACGTTGCCTCCAACTACTACCTCTGTTGGTGAGTTTGATATTAGCGCGGATGATCTGACATTGATGTCTAGAGACCATGATGTTACTGCTTTACAGCATGTTGGAGGG GTTAAAGGGGTGGCAGAGAAGTTGAAAACAAATTTAGATAAAGGAATCGATGGAGATGAAGTAGATCTGCTGAAGCGAAAGAATGCATATGGATCCAACACATATCCTCGGAAGAAAGGAAGGAGTTTCTGG AGGTTTGTTTGGGAAGCTTGCTGTGATACAACCCTGATAATTTTGATGGTAGCCGCAGCTGCATCATTGGCGCTGGGCATAAAGACAGAG GGTTTAGATGACGGATGGTATGATGGAGGAAGCATTTTTTTGGCAGTGATTATTGTTATAGTTGTGACAG CTGTTAGTGACTATAAGCAATCACTTCAGTTCCAAAATCTTAATGAAGAGAAGCAGAACATACAAATTGAG GTCGTTAGAGGCGGCCGAAGAATTCCCGTTTCAATATTTGAAGTAGTTGTTGGTGATGTTATACCTCTGAAAATAGGTGACCAG GTGCCTGCTGATGGAATATTAATCTCGGGTCAGTCTCTTGCGCTTGATGAATCAAGCATGACAGGAGAGAGCATGATT GTTCACAAGGATCCTAATAAATCACCTTTCCTGATGTCTGGATGCAAAATTGCCGATGGCTATGGAACTATGCTG GTGGTAGGTGTTGGAATAAACACAGAATGGGGATTGCTGATGGCAAGCATTTCAGAGGATAATGGAGAGGAAACACCGTTGCAG GTCCGTCTGAATGGGGTGGCAACCTTCATTGGCATAGTTGGGCTCACTGTAGCTTTAGCTGTTCTGATTGTCCTTATGATCAG ATTCTTTACCGGGCATACTTATAACCCAGACGGATCTCCTCAATTCACAGCTGGGAAAACAAAAGTTGGCAAGGCTGTAGATGGAGCTATAAAAATCTTCACTATTGCT GTTACAATTGTGGTTGTGGCAGTGCCAGAAGGACTTCCTTTGGCAGTTACCCTAAC GCTTGCCTATTCAATGAGGAAAATGATGGCAGATAAGGCTTTG GTGAGAAGGCTTTCTGCTTGTGAAACTATGGGCTCTGCAACTACAATTTGCAGTGATAAAACTGGAACCTTGACTTTGAACCAG ATGGCTGTGGTTGAGGCCTATGTCTCTGGCAAAAAGATTGATCCAGCTGATGATAGATCTAAAGTGCCTCCAACTGTGTTGTCTCTGCTCCATGAAGGGGTGGGACTGAATACAACTGGAAGCGTTTTTGTGCCACAG GGTGGTGGTGCTACTGAGATTTCTGGATCCCCGACAGAGAAAGCTATTCTCCAATGGGCTGTCAAT CTGGGGATGAATTTTGAAGCAGTACGATCAGAAGCATCTGTTATCCATGCTTTCCCATTCAACTCAGAGAAAAAAAGAGGCGGCGTTGCTATAAAGCGG GATTCTGAGGTTCACTTGCACTGGAAAGGAGCTGCTGAAATTGTTCTCTCTTGTTGTACAAGTTTCATTGATGAGAATGGGTCGGGGGTTCCTCTCGGCGATGATAAG ATGGCACAATTCAAAGAAGCAATTGCAAACATGGCTGCTTCGAGTTTGAGATGTGTTGCTATTGCCTATCGGCCATATGAGGTTGAAAAAGTACCTACTGAGGAAGAAATAGATAACTGGGAAATACCTGAGGGTGACCTGGTATTGCTTGCAATTGTAGGCATTAAG GATCCATGCCGACCAGGTGTAAGAGATGCAGTTCAGCTATGTATTGATGCTGGAGTGAAG GTAAGGATGGTCACTGGTGACAACTTACTAACAGCAAGGGCAATAGCTTTGGAATGTGGGATACTTAAGTCTGATGCTGATGCAACTGAACCAAACCTGATTGAAGGGAAGAGGTTTAGAGGGATGTCTGAGGAGGAGAGAAAGGGAGTGGCAGATAAAATATCG GTTATGGGAAGATCGTCCCCAAGTGATAAGCTCTTACTTGTCCAAGCACTAAGGAGTATGGGCCATGTTGTAGCTGTGACTGGAGATGGTACTAATGATGCTCCTGCACTACATGAG GCTGATATTGGTCTTGCTATGGGAATTGCTGGAACAGAAGTTGCCAAAGAAAGTTCAGATATCATCATATTGGATGACCAATTTGCTTCTGTTGTGAAG GTTGTCCGATGGGGCAGAGCCGTATATGCTAACATCCAGAAATTCATCCAGTTTCAGCTCACTGTTAACGTTGCTGCTCTTATAATCAATGTTGTTGCTGCAGTTTCTGCTGGTGATGTCCCATTGAATGCTGTTCAG CTACTTTGGGTAAATCTTATTATGGATACCTTGGGTGCGCTTGCACTGGCCACAGAACCACCAACTGATCATCTAATGCGCCGAGCTCCTGTTGGTCGAAG GGAACCTCTTGTCACCAATATCATGTGGAGGAACTTACTGAtacag GCTCTGTATCAAGTTACAGTTCTCCTGATCCTCAATTTCCGAGGTAGAGAGCTTCTGCATCTGGAGCATGAGACGAATGCGCGCGCTATTAAACTGAAGAATACCTTGATTTTCAACGCTTTTGTCTTGTGTCAG GTTTTCAATGAATTCAATGCTCGGAAACCAGATGAGATGAATGTATTCAAAGGAGTCCAAAAAAACCGTCTATTCATTGGAATTGTTGGCGTCACAGTGGTGCTTCAG GTTCTCATAATATTCTTTCTTGGAAAATTCACTTCTACTGTGAGACTGAGCTGGAAATTATGGCTTGTTTCAATTGCCATTGGAATTATAAG TTGGCCTCTTGCTGTTCTTGGGAAGTTGATACCTGTCCCTGAGAAGCCATTTGGTGAATATTTTTCCAAGAAACTGCCAAAACGGAAAAATCAACAAGAGTGTTCATAG
- the LOC132603181 gene encoding calcium-transporting ATPase 8, plasma membrane-type-like isoform X3, with protein MLLYCHIVTEKIQKKKVCFQNTIRGLKKDTRSFLTLSLEKSLQFPLKFLISNFFVTLVTQYCRFLHYRWFENTEKKEIVVKSGVISPATVTVMSEDNGKMSPYRRHHNEDLEAGSSSSNNIKSGIADCGSPFDIPRTKSAPIDRLKRWRQAALVLNASRRFRYTLDLKKEEERKRLIAKIRTHAQVIRAAVLFQEAGKTVNGDGPVKTLPPTTTSVGEFDISADDLTLMSRDHDVTALQHVGGVKGVAEKLKTNLDKGIDGDEVDLLKRKNAYGSNTYPRKKGRSFWRFVWEACCDTTLIILMVAAAASLALGIKTEGLDDGWYDGGSIFLAVIIVIVVTAVSDYKQSLQFQNLNEEKQNIQIEVVRGGRRIPVSIFEVVVGDVIPLKIGDQVPADGILISGQSLALDESSMTGESMIVHKDPNKSPFLMSGCKIADGYGTMLVVGVGINTEWGLLMASISEDNGEETPLQVRLNGVATFIGIVGLTVALAVLIVLMIRFFTGHTYNPDGSPQFTAGKTKVGKAVDGAIKIFTIAVTIVVVAVPEGLPLAVTLTLAYSMRKMMADKALVRRLSACETMGSATTICSDKTGTLTLNQMAVVEAYVSGKKIDPADDRSKVPPTVLSLLHEGVGLNTTGSVFVPQGGGATEISGSPTEKAILQWAVNLGMNFEAVRSEASVIHAFPFNSEKKRGGVAIKRDSEVHLHWKGAAEIVLSCCTSFIDENGSGVPLGDDKMAQFKEAIANMAASSLRCVAIAYRPYEVEKVPTEEEIDNWEIPEGDLVLLAIVGIKDPCRPGVRDAVQLCIDAGVKVRMVTGDNLLTARAIALECGILKSDADATEPNLIEGKRFRGMSEEERKGVADKISVMGRSSPSDKLLLVQALRSMGHVVAVTGDGTNDAPALHEADIGLAMGIAGTEVAKESSDIIILDDQFASVVKVVRWGRAVYANIQKFIQFQLTVNVAALIINVVAAVSAGDVPLNAVQLLWVNLIMDTLGALALATEPPTDHLMRRAPVGRREPLVTNIMWRNLLIQALYQVTVLLILNFRGRELLHLEHETNARAIKLKNTLIFNAFVLCQVFNEFNARKPDEMNVFKGVQKNRLFIGIVGVTVVLQVLIIFFHISFYC; from the exons ATGCTACTATACTGTCATATCGTAacagaaaaaattcaaaaaaaaaaggtttgcTTTCAAAACACTATAAGAGGTCTTAAGAAAGATACACGAAGTTTCCTAACACTTTCCTTGGAAAAAAGCTTGCAATTTCCATTGAAATTTCTTATCTCTAACTTTTTTGTCACATTGGTCACACAATATTGTCGGTTTCTCCACTACCG ATGGTTTGAAAATACAGAGAAAAAAGAAATTGTTGTGAAATCTGGTGTCATCTCTCCTGCGACAGTAACAGTGATGAGTGAAGATAATGGGAAAATGTCGCCGTATAGGCGGCATCATAATGAGGATTTGGAAGCTGGGAGTAGCAGTAGCAACAACATCAAGTCTGGTATTGCTGATTGTGGAAGTCCTTTTGATATTCCAAGAACTAAAAGTGCACCTATCGATCGCTTGAAACGCTGGAGG CAAGCTGCGCTTGTCCTTAATGCTTCTCGTCGATTTCGATATACCTTGGActtaaaaaaggaagaagaaagaaagcgATTGATTGCTAAGATAAGAACTCATGCACAAGTCATTCGG GCGGctgttctttttcaagaagcggGGAAGACAGTCAATG GGGATGGGCCTGTTAAAACGTTGCCTCCAACTACTACCTCTGTTGGTGAGTTTGATATTAGCGCGGATGATCTGACATTGATGTCTAGAGACCATGATGTTACTGCTTTACAGCATGTTGGAGGG GTTAAAGGGGTGGCAGAGAAGTTGAAAACAAATTTAGATAAAGGAATCGATGGAGATGAAGTAGATCTGCTGAAGCGAAAGAATGCATATGGATCCAACACATATCCTCGGAAGAAAGGAAGGAGTTTCTGG AGGTTTGTTTGGGAAGCTTGCTGTGATACAACCCTGATAATTTTGATGGTAGCCGCAGCTGCATCATTGGCGCTGGGCATAAAGACAGAG GGTTTAGATGACGGATGGTATGATGGAGGAAGCATTTTTTTGGCAGTGATTATTGTTATAGTTGTGACAG CTGTTAGTGACTATAAGCAATCACTTCAGTTCCAAAATCTTAATGAAGAGAAGCAGAACATACAAATTGAG GTCGTTAGAGGCGGCCGAAGAATTCCCGTTTCAATATTTGAAGTAGTTGTTGGTGATGTTATACCTCTGAAAATAGGTGACCAG GTGCCTGCTGATGGAATATTAATCTCGGGTCAGTCTCTTGCGCTTGATGAATCAAGCATGACAGGAGAGAGCATGATT GTTCACAAGGATCCTAATAAATCACCTTTCCTGATGTCTGGATGCAAAATTGCCGATGGCTATGGAACTATGCTG GTGGTAGGTGTTGGAATAAACACAGAATGGGGATTGCTGATGGCAAGCATTTCAGAGGATAATGGAGAGGAAACACCGTTGCAG GTCCGTCTGAATGGGGTGGCAACCTTCATTGGCATAGTTGGGCTCACTGTAGCTTTAGCTGTTCTGATTGTCCTTATGATCAG ATTCTTTACCGGGCATACTTATAACCCAGACGGATCTCCTCAATTCACAGCTGGGAAAACAAAAGTTGGCAAGGCTGTAGATGGAGCTATAAAAATCTTCACTATTGCT GTTACAATTGTGGTTGTGGCAGTGCCAGAAGGACTTCCTTTGGCAGTTACCCTAAC GCTTGCCTATTCAATGAGGAAAATGATGGCAGATAAGGCTTTG GTGAGAAGGCTTTCTGCTTGTGAAACTATGGGCTCTGCAACTACAATTTGCAGTGATAAAACTGGAACCTTGACTTTGAACCAG ATGGCTGTGGTTGAGGCCTATGTCTCTGGCAAAAAGATTGATCCAGCTGATGATAGATCTAAAGTGCCTCCAACTGTGTTGTCTCTGCTCCATGAAGGGGTGGGACTGAATACAACTGGAAGCGTTTTTGTGCCACAG GGTGGTGGTGCTACTGAGATTTCTGGATCCCCGACAGAGAAAGCTATTCTCCAATGGGCTGTCAAT CTGGGGATGAATTTTGAAGCAGTACGATCAGAAGCATCTGTTATCCATGCTTTCCCATTCAACTCAGAGAAAAAAAGAGGCGGCGTTGCTATAAAGCGG GATTCTGAGGTTCACTTGCACTGGAAAGGAGCTGCTGAAATTGTTCTCTCTTGTTGTACAAGTTTCATTGATGAGAATGGGTCGGGGGTTCCTCTCGGCGATGATAAG ATGGCACAATTCAAAGAAGCAATTGCAAACATGGCTGCTTCGAGTTTGAGATGTGTTGCTATTGCCTATCGGCCATATGAGGTTGAAAAAGTACCTACTGAGGAAGAAATAGATAACTGGGAAATACCTGAGGGTGACCTGGTATTGCTTGCAATTGTAGGCATTAAG GATCCATGCCGACCAGGTGTAAGAGATGCAGTTCAGCTATGTATTGATGCTGGAGTGAAG GTAAGGATGGTCACTGGTGACAACTTACTAACAGCAAGGGCAATAGCTTTGGAATGTGGGATACTTAAGTCTGATGCTGATGCAACTGAACCAAACCTGATTGAAGGGAAGAGGTTTAGAGGGATGTCTGAGGAGGAGAGAAAGGGAGTGGCAGATAAAATATCG GTTATGGGAAGATCGTCCCCAAGTGATAAGCTCTTACTTGTCCAAGCACTAAGGAGTATGGGCCATGTTGTAGCTGTGACTGGAGATGGTACTAATGATGCTCCTGCACTACATGAG GCTGATATTGGTCTTGCTATGGGAATTGCTGGAACAGAAGTTGCCAAAGAAAGTTCAGATATCATCATATTGGATGACCAATTTGCTTCTGTTGTGAAG GTTGTCCGATGGGGCAGAGCCGTATATGCTAACATCCAGAAATTCATCCAGTTTCAGCTCACTGTTAACGTTGCTGCTCTTATAATCAATGTTGTTGCTGCAGTTTCTGCTGGTGATGTCCCATTGAATGCTGTTCAG CTACTTTGGGTAAATCTTATTATGGATACCTTGGGTGCGCTTGCACTGGCCACAGAACCACCAACTGATCATCTAATGCGCCGAGCTCCTGTTGGTCGAAG GGAACCTCTTGTCACCAATATCATGTGGAGGAACTTACTGAtacag GCTCTGTATCAAGTTACAGTTCTCCTGATCCTCAATTTCCGAGGTAGAGAGCTTCTGCATCTGGAGCATGAGACGAATGCGCGCGCTATTAAACTGAAGAATACCTTGATTTTCAACGCTTTTGTCTTGTGTCAG GTTTTCAATGAATTCAATGCTCGGAAACCAGATGAGATGAATGTATTCAAAGGAGTCCAAAAAAACCGTCTATTCATTGGAATTGTTGGCGTCACAGTGGTGCTTCAG GTTctcataatattctttcatatATCTTTTTATTGCTAG